The DNA window AATTCCGTTAGTATACTCCCTATAGCCCCTGCTACTACAGCTATGGCCATTATCCGAAATACAGTGCTCATTAAAAGGTCATAAGCAGTGTTTAAAAGGGTGTTTATTGCATTTATAAGACCCATTTTGTACCCTAAAACTCCAAAGAATAAAATAAGTGCTATTAAACATACAAACCCTTCTATACTAACAGCTCTTTTCAAATTCCTATTGGAATTAGATTTTGCATCATAATTAGAGCCCATATTCTCAATGTTTCCCATAGAATGATTCTGCATCCATTCACACTCCTCTTTTAATAATTGATAAAAGAAAGCAAACTTATGCTTACTATGCAACTATTATTATATATTATTTTTTTACAAATATTTATTTTTTCAATATTTAAATAATTGAAAGCCCTCTTTAGTTAAACTTGACAATATTATATCATTGTTGTATATTTGCCTTGAGTCTGCTTATTTAGAGGATTTCTGATACTGTTATAGGAGGTGTAAACATGGAAACTGATTCTAAAATATCAAAAAAAACATCACAAACCATTCTTAAACTCCAGCAAAACGAGATTACCGAACATGCTATCTACATGAATTTAGCCAAGAGAGTTAAAAAACAAGGGGATAGAGAAATACTTCAGCGTATTGGAAGGGAAGAAGGAATGCATAGTAAGCTATGGAGCAAATATACCAAAAGAGAACTTAAACCACAAAAGTTAAAAGTTACTATATATTCATTATTAAGCATAATACTAGGATATACTTTCGTCATTAAATTAATGGAAAAAGGAGAAGTAGTATCTCAAAATAGCTATGCACTGCTGACTAAAGAGGTTCCTGAAGCTCATAAGATATATCTCGATGAACAGAAACACGAAGAAGCTCTCATAAATATGCTAGATGAAGACCGCTTGCAATACGTTGGTTCCATGGTTTTAGGATTAAATGACGCATTGGTAGAGTTAACTGGAACTCTGGCAGGATTGAGTTTTGCTCTGCAAAACAATAAATTAGTAGCTTTATCCGGACTAATTACAGGAATATCGGCAACATTGTCAATGGCATCATCTGAATACTTATCTGCTAGATCCGAAGGCAATGCCGATGCTAAAAAATCCGCCCTATATACTGGAGTAATGTATATCGTTGCAGTAATATTGTTAGTATTACCATATCTAATATTCCCAAACAGCAAATACATACACGCTTTAGTTACCATGTTAATAATAGTAGTACTAATAATATTATCTTTTACCTATTATATATCAGTAGCAAAAGACTTGCCCTTTAAGAAGAGATTTTTAGAAATGGCTACAATAAGCCTTTCTGTAGCTGGATTATCCTTTATAGTTGGTATACTAGTTAAGAAATTCTTAGGTATAGATATTTAATGGGATGGCTAGCCATCCCATTATGTATTCGTTCTCCTTTTTTGCTTGTTTATTTCCATTATTTTTTCATTTATATAGTCATAACCCCTTGGACTGTGAGGTATTAAGCAGTCAGTGCAGTCCTTTATTCCATTATTGTCAAAGTAGTTTCCCCCACATTCTTCCAAAAAATATAGGGGACAATAACAGAACAAGCAATTAAAATTTTCTTCATCTTTTACATTATGACAAGGAAAATATTCACAATCGATGTTTCTATAGAATCTATAGGAATTTTTCATCCTTATGCCTCCTTATTATTTCTTCTATGGCATCCAAGTTGTCATATCCTTCTTCCATTTCCCTCCCTACTACAATCGGAATTATTCCTAACTCTTCACAGGCCTTTATTTTTTCTAAGGTGCCTCCTTCGTCTCCGCTATCCTTCATAACTACATAATCTACCTGATACTCTTTAAACATGGCTTTATTAAAATCTTTAGTAAATGGCCCTAAAACTGCAACTATATCCCTTAGTTTAATATCATATTTCCTACATATTTCGATACTTTCCAATGCTGGAAGTACTCTATAGATGAATCTATTTTCACCTCGTATATTTTCAAAATCCCCTATATTCTTTGACCCTGTAGTAAAAAATATCGTTCCTTGCAATTTAGAAATATAGTCATAGGCTTCTTCATAATTTTTTAAATATATGGCCTTAGTTTTAGGACCTACTTTCCTTCTAATATATCTTATATACCTTATATCCTTTTCTGCAGCTACTTTCTTTGCATTTTCTGTAACTTCCTCTGCATAAGGATGGGTTAAGTCGACTATTAAAGATATGTTGTTTTTAGCAATAAATTTTACCATATCCTTATAGCCCATTCTTCCAATATGAAGGTTTGAACCTTGGATAAACTCCTTCCCACTAACCGTCGCAACGGTAATAACAAAATTTTCTAAATCCTTTATTCTATCTATAAGCTTTCTAGATTCACTGGTTCCACCTATTATTCAAATCATTCTTTGTAAGCCTCCTTTGCTATGGATAAGGTTATCCCATCTTTTTTGATTTTTGCAGCTAACATCTTTCCACCTAATAGGTAAGCAGAGGGTTCTGATACCGAGTATACTCCTATGGTTTCCTTTACAAAATGGGATTTTGGAAATTTATCCTCAATCTCTTTTATTTCCTCCAAGGAAAAAATTTTTAAAGGACAATTAAAGTAATTACAAGCTTCTATTATACCGGTTTCTCCCCTTTTTACTTCTACAGTTCCTATTGTCTTAATTCCTTTAGGTGATAAACTCAATCGGCCCAATGTATTTTCAATTAACTCTATTATTCTTTTCCCTTCTACATTCTTTCTACAGCCAATGCCTATATTTATATTTTTAGGTATAAGAAGACAGTATTTATTAGAAGGAATTTTTATCCCTGTTTTAGAACTTACTATAATAATTCCTTCAATGGAAGGGTCTATATCTTTAGGATTGCTTAATATTGTTAAATTGTCGTAGTCAATAATTTCTTCCATTTCTGAATAAAAACCTACTTTACTTCCATTTACCATCATGGCAGTAATTTCCTTTATACTATCCTTATTTTCCATATGATAATTGTTTTTTATGGCAAAAAGGTCTATGGATTCTATATCCCTGTTATCTGAAGCAGTAGTAATAACGGGAATAGCTTTTAAAGTGCTTCCTACCCATTGGGCTAATTCATTAGCGCCCCCTATATGCCCTGATAAAAGGCTAATAGCAAATTTGCCCCCATCATCTACTACAACTACAGCGGGATCTTGAGTTTTATCTCTAATGTAGGGCTTCATAAATCTAACAGCAATGCCTGTAGCAGATATGAAAATTAAGCCTTCATATTCCTTTACTAAATAAGGCATTATGGATTTTACACCTCCATTGATTTCGTTATTAATAAAGTGATAAATAGTGTATCTATTTGCCCTAGAACTTAATTTTACTAATTTATTCCCTATTTCTTTTCCCCTTTGAGTAAAGGATACACAGGCAATTTTCATTTAGAGGCCTCCCTATATTCATGTGAAAAAGATGGGTCATACAGTTTAGATCTTTCATATTCTCCTTTTATAAAATCCCCTACTAGTATTAAGGCTGTTTTAGTAATTCCTGCCCTTTCTACCTTTTCTTTTATATCCTTTAGAGTTCCAATAATTATTTTCTCATCTTCCCAAGTAACCTTGTACACTACTGCCACTGGCACATCTTCTCTTCCATAACCCTTTTTTAACTTTTCTACTAGCCTATCCATATATCTTACCGATAGAAATAAGGCCATTGAAGCCTTATGTTTGGCAAGTAGTTCTAAACTCTCTTCTTCTGGTACTTTGGTTTTTCCTTCTATTCTTGTTAGAATAATAGTTTGGCTTACATTAGGCAGTGTAAACTCCCTTTTTATGGCAGAACAAGCAGCAGTAAAGGAACTAACGCCAGGAATAACTTCATAATCTATACCTTTTTCATCTAATAAATCCATCTGTTCCCTTATAGCTCCATAGATAGTAGGATCTCCTGTATGTAGCCTTACTACTTTTAATTCTTTTCTTGCTGCCTTCTCCATTTTGTCTACTATTTCCTCCAAAGTCATGGAAGCACTATTGTATATTTCACAAGAATCTTTACAACATTTCAAATGATCCTTCGATACCAAACTCCCTGTATAAATGACCATATCTGCTTCTTGAAGTAGCTTTCTTCCTTTAACAGTTATTAAATCTGTATTTCCAGGTCCTGCACCTACAAAACTAATCATTTATTGTCCTCCTTCCTAAGTAAAGGAATTTGCTATATTTATCTTTTAACTCCTTTTACTATGAATATGGGGTTATTTCCTCTCATAAGTCCTATATGATCCATATAGGAAGATTGGATAAGCTGAACTTCAACATCAATATATCCATAATCCTTTAATAACTGGAGAAAATGGTTTAAATTTTTTAGAGTTACAAAATTGGCACATAGTATGCCTTCTAGTTCCAAATGATCCTTTAAGTATTCAAATATGTTTTCTAACCTGCCATCACTACCTCCTAGGAAACACTTATTAAACTTTATATTGGGTAAGGCATCGGGCGCTTCCCCGTGGATTAAATCTAAATTTACATTAAATTTGCTTTTGTTTTCTTTTATAATATCTATAGCTTCTTTATTCTTTTCTATGGCCCAAACCCTTGCTCCTTGTAAGCTTGCTTCTATGGATATGCTTCCTGTACCTGCACCAATGTCTAGTAGCCTGTCTCCTTTTTCGATGGATAAATAAGCCATAGTAAGCACTCGAATATTGAACTTAGTCAGGGGAACTTTCCCACGTATAAATTCTTCATCTCTAATCCATCTCATTCTCTATCACCACCACAGCTAAAGGAGAAATATCATCTATTTTTTCTCCTACTTCCTTCTTTATTATTTTTTCATCCTCATAAGAAAGATTGAATCCTGTATATATCCTACCTTTTATTCCTACTTCATATAATCTATTAGAAATTTTAGAAGGAGTATTTTCTTCATCGGTAAGAACTATAGATAATTTATGATCTTTCACAGTTTCTAAGTTTCCATCCCTTCCATGCAAAGATATAAAATTTGCCTCATGCCAGCTTTTATAAAGTCTTGCCATCATATATTGGAAAGATGATATCCCAGGCATTATCTTCTCAATCTTTATATTCCTTCCCTTAAGATATTCAACAATTCCATAAAAACAAGGGTCTCCTGAGGCTAGTATCAAAATATCATCATATTCTTTAAGAAAATAATCTATATGAGTAACCTTATTTATGGTTTTTATATCCTCTCTAATATGCTTTAATGAACTAGAAACCCTTCCAAAGGCTACCACCTTATCAAACTTTTTTATTGCCTCCTTTACTTCCACAGTTAAATACTTAGGATTTCCGGGACCTATGCCAGCTACTACTACCCCATATTAAACCCCCTTTCCATAGAATAGATAATTACCTTTATCGGATAATCTTCATCTTTAAGATATCGTTTAATCCTTTCTTCCGCTCCTTT is part of the Tepidimicrobium xylanilyticum genome and encodes:
- the cbiG gene encoding cobalt-precorrin 5A hydrolase, encoding MKIACVSFTQRGKEIGNKLVKLSSRANRYTIYHFINNEINGGVKSIMPYLVKEYEGLIFISATGIAVRFMKPYIRDKTQDPAVVVVDDGGKFAISLLSGHIGGANELAQWVGSTLKAIPVITTASDNRDIESIDLFAIKNNYHMENKDSIKEITAMMVNGSKVGFYSEMEEIIDYDNLTILSNPKDIDPSIEGIIIVSSKTGIKIPSNKYCLLIPKNINIGIGCRKNVEGKRIIELIENTLGRLSLSPKGIKTIGTVEVKRGETGIIEACNYFNCPLKIFSLEEIKEIEDKFPKSHFVKETIGVYSVSEPSAYLLGGKMLAAKIKKDGITLSIAKEAYKE
- the cbiT gene encoding precorrin-6Y C5,15-methyltransferase (decarboxylating) subunit CbiT, which codes for MRWIRDEEFIRGKVPLTKFNIRVLTMAYLSIEKGDRLLDIGAGTGSISIEASLQGARVWAIEKNKEAIDIIKENKSKFNVNLDLIHGEAPDALPNIKFNKCFLGGSDGRLENIFEYLKDHLELEGILCANFVTLKNLNHFLQLLKDYGYIDVEVQLIQSSYMDHIGLMRGNNPIFIVKGVKR
- the cobK gene encoding precorrin-6A reductase, with the protein product MIGGTSESRKLIDRIKDLENFVITVATVSGKEFIQGSNLHIGRMGYKDMVKFIAKNNISLIVDLTHPYAEEVTENAKKVAAEKDIRYIRYIRRKVGPKTKAIYLKNYEEAYDYISKLQGTIFFTTGSKNIGDFENIRGENRFIYRVLPALESIEICRKYDIKLRDIVAVLGPFTKDFNKAMFKEYQVDYVVMKDSGDEGGTLEKIKACEELGIIPIVVGREMEEGYDNLDAIEEIIRRHKDEKFL
- a CDS encoding VIT1/CCC1 transporter family protein; its protein translation is METDSKISKKTSQTILKLQQNEITEHAIYMNLAKRVKKQGDREILQRIGREEGMHSKLWSKYTKRELKPQKLKVTIYSLLSIILGYTFVIKLMEKGEVVSQNSYALLTKEVPEAHKIYLDEQKHEEALINMLDEDRLQYVGSMVLGLNDALVELTGTLAGLSFALQNNKLVALSGLITGISATLSMASSEYLSARSEGNADAKKSALYTGVMYIVAVILLVLPYLIFPNSKYIHALVTMLIIVVLIILSFTYYISVAKDLPFKKRFLEMATISLSVAGLSFIVGILVKKFLGIDI
- a CDS encoding cysteine-rich small domain-containing protein translates to MKNSYRFYRNIDCEYFPCHNVKDEENFNCLFCYCPLYFLEECGGNYFDNNGIKDCTDCLIPHSPRGYDYINEKIMEINKQKRRTNT
- the cobM gene encoding precorrin-4 C(11)-methyltransferase: MISFVGAGPGNTDLITVKGRKLLQEADMVIYTGSLVSKDHLKCCKDSCEIYNSASMTLEEIVDKMEKAARKELKVVRLHTGDPTIYGAIREQMDLLDEKGIDYEVIPGVSSFTAACSAIKREFTLPNVSQTIILTRIEGKTKVPEEESLELLAKHKASMALFLSVRYMDRLVEKLKKGYGREDVPVAVVYKVTWEDEKIIIGTLKDIKEKVERAGITKTALILVGDFIKGEYERSKLYDPSFSHEYREASK
- the cbiE gene encoding precorrin-6y C5,15-methyltransferase (decarboxylating) subunit CbiE, with translation MGPGNPKYLTVEVKEAIKKFDKVVAFGRVSSSLKHIREDIKTINKVTHIDYFLKEYDDILILASGDPCFYGIVEYLKGRNIKIEKIMPGISSFQYMMARLYKSWHEANFISLHGRDGNLETVKDHKLSIVLTDEENTPSKISNRLYEVGIKGRIYTGFNLSYEDEKIIKKEVGEKIDDISPLAVVVIENEMD